From one Methanomassiliicoccales archaeon genomic stretch:
- a CDS encoding glycerol dehydrogenase, whose amino-acid sequence MISREVAWRIFAAEFNSSSYEIKGEGEKAPSFLISPLGAKINRVFIVGVLTDNENVGNENEPVWRAKITDPTGTFYLTAGQYQPEASMALAKLQPPCFVAVVGKFRTYSPEEGKLYVSIRPERIGKVEAAIRDNWVLETCKASSDRISAMEEAMKLGEPDADKLMQIGFSLPLAEGAALSVKHYHPDDLTRYRAMVVDALKFLLPEYQIGPDMSAEAAVPEEIEIAEEDDVDKEALVLAMIESLDSGRGAAWDEVVKKSKEQGIEREELDTIANSLLDKGFVYEPVLGRMRKI is encoded by the coding sequence TTGATCTCCAGGGAAGTTGCGTGGAGGATATTCGCCGCCGAGTTCAATTCCTCGAGCTACGAGATCAAGGGAGAGGGCGAGAAGGCACCTTCCTTCCTCATCTCGCCACTGGGTGCCAAGATCAACCGCGTATTCATAGTGGGGGTCCTCACCGACAATGAGAACGTAGGCAACGAGAACGAACCGGTGTGGCGGGCCAAGATCACTGACCCTACCGGTACCTTCTACCTTACCGCCGGACAGTATCAGCCTGAGGCAAGCATGGCATTGGCCAAGCTGCAGCCCCCTTGCTTCGTCGCCGTAGTGGGTAAGTTCCGCACCTACTCTCCGGAAGAGGGCAAGTTGTACGTGTCCATCAGGCCGGAAAGGATCGGCAAGGTGGAAGCGGCCATCCGGGACAATTGGGTCCTGGAGACGTGCAAGGCTTCCTCTGACCGAATCTCCGCCATGGAAGAGGCCATGAAGCTGGGAGAGCCTGACGCCGATAAGCTCATGCAGATCGGATTCAGCCTGCCACTGGCCGAAGGCGCCGCGCTCAGCGTCAAGCATTACCACCCTGATGACCTCACACGCTATCGTGCCATGGTGGTGGACGCGCTCAAGTTCCTATTGCCCGAGTACCAGATCGGTCCGGACATGTCAGCGGAAGCCGCGGTCCCTGAAGAGATCGAGATAGCCGAGGAGGACGATGTTGACAAAGAAGCATTGGTCCTGGCCATGATCGAAAGCTTGGATTCTGGCCGAGGAGCGGCTTGGGACGAAGTGGTCAAGAAGTCCAAGGAACAGGGCATCGAACGGGAAGAGCTCGACACGATCGCCAACTCTCTGTTGGACAAGGGATTCGTCTATGAGCCAGTATTGGGCAGGATGAGAAAAATATAA
- a CDS encoding zinc ribbon domain-containing protein, which produces MDGTKTCPYCGKLASADAQFCQGCGRSISSPQQTSAEQPPQQGGWQQPSQQNYQQPPQQGGWQQSPPGAPGQMPIGQSYGGGAKGQIAGAIQNRNMTDDIMSGIWTLWPILAIVIALIIGVVLVLVIGIYGIMLAIPIGIILYAVLNYKLLKRMDEHRKREMALRMAIISYLKDKGAETQRAQLIANEISALESINQEAMYKEKERTPVLWTIISLIPLLNLVVMYFLGEFPFDHDKRWHAFTQYTQVACQKLGINVMTPSWSTLKERPNVILLIATLLISIIVFYWYYIIIKDLNDHFQAQWQFEDQLMAQLR; this is translated from the coding sequence ATGGACGGAACCAAGACATGTCCTTATTGTGGGAAGTTGGCCTCGGCCGACGCCCAGTTCTGTCAGGGCTGTGGCCGGAGCATAAGCTCTCCTCAGCAAACCTCTGCTGAGCAACCGCCCCAGCAGGGTGGGTGGCAGCAGCCATCTCAGCAGAACTATCAGCAACCGCCCCAGCAGGGTGGGTGGCAGCAGTCGCCTCCTGGCGCTCCTGGTCAGATGCCAATAGGACAATCCTATGGGGGCGGTGCCAAAGGTCAGATCGCCGGAGCGATACAGAACCGAAATATGACCGATGATATCATGAGCGGAATATGGACACTATGGCCGATCCTTGCGATCGTCATTGCCTTGATCATCGGTGTCGTATTGGTGTTAGTGATAGGTATCTACGGTATCATGCTTGCCATACCGATCGGCATTATCCTCTATGCGGTCCTAAATTATAAGTTGCTCAAGAGAATGGACGAGCATCGCAAAAGGGAAATGGCCCTACGCATGGCCATCATATCATATCTGAAGGACAAGGGAGCGGAGACTCAGAGAGCCCAGCTCATAGCCAACGAGATATCCGCTTTGGAAAGCATCAACCAGGAAGCAATGTACAAGGAGAAGGAGAGAACCCCCGTCCTCTGGACCATCATCAGTTTGATACCCCTTCTCAACCTGGTGGTCATGTATTTCCTAGGTGAGTTCCCGTTCGACCACGACAAGAGATGGCACGCTTTCACCCAGTACACTCAAGTAGCCTGCCAGAAATTGGGCATCAATGTGATGACGCCTTCCTGGAGCACCCTCAAGGAGAGGCCCAACGTCATACTCCTGATCGCCACCTTGCTCATCAGTATCATCGTGTTTTACTGGTACTATATCATCATCAAGGACCTAAACGATCACTTCCAGGCGCAGTGGCAGTTCGAGGACCAGTTGATGGCACAGCTCCGGTAA
- the amrB gene encoding AmmeMemoRadiSam system protein B, whose product MVRHAAVAGQFYSASRAALLKEVERCFLSPFGPGALPEVVKDGERVIVGAVVPHAGLMFSGPVAAHVYAEMARDGLPETVVIIGPNHTGYGRAVSACNEDFETPLGTVKVDQEILSRLRGVVEIDRSAHLYEHSLEVQLPFLQFLSPDIKIVPLVMGQQDIVMARETAKVLKEACSGKDVLYLASSDLSHYVPASTAKQEDGRVLDRILELDAEGVINTVMARDISMCGYGPVATMLLACDGSKARLLHYGNSGDIHPMDQVVGYAALVIEK is encoded by the coding sequence ATGGTACGCCACGCGGCCGTCGCCGGACAATTCTACTCAGCATCAAGAGCCGCCCTGCTGAAGGAGGTGGAGAGATGCTTTCTTTCTCCGTTCGGCCCCGGGGCACTTCCTGAGGTGGTCAAGGACGGGGAACGTGTGATAGTAGGGGCGGTCGTTCCGCATGCTGGCCTGATGTTCTCCGGTCCAGTAGCCGCTCACGTATACGCCGAGATGGCTCGAGACGGGTTACCTGAGACGGTGGTCATCATCGGTCCTAATCATACTGGATATGGTAGGGCGGTATCCGCATGCAACGAGGATTTCGAGACACCGCTCGGCACGGTCAAGGTGGATCAAGAGATCCTATCCCGATTAAGGGGTGTGGTGGAGATAGATCGTTCAGCTCATCTGTACGAGCACAGCCTGGAGGTTCAGCTCCCCTTCCTACAATTCCTGTCACCCGATATCAAGATCGTTCCTCTGGTAATGGGGCAACAGGATATCGTAATGGCCCGGGAGACGGCCAAGGTGCTGAAGGAGGCCTGCTCTGGGAAGGACGTTTTGTATCTGGCATCTTCAGATCTCTCACATTATGTTCCCGCATCCACGGCCAAGCAGGAGGACGGGCGCGTGTTGGACCGCATACTGGAGCTGGATGCAGAAGGGGTCATCAATACGGTCATGGCAAGGGACATCAGCATGTGCGGATACGGTCCGGTGGCCACTATGCTACTTGCATGCGACGGCAGTAAGGCACGGTTACTTCATTATGGAAACTCTGGAGACATACATCCGATGGACCAGGTGGTAGGATACGCCGCCCTGGTGATCGAAAAGTAA